A genomic region of Salvelinus alpinus chromosome 12, SLU_Salpinus.1, whole genome shotgun sequence contains the following coding sequences:
- the LOC139536153 gene encoding ninjurin-1-like isoform X2 produces the protein MATENMEMNGDADGENGGEVPHLRGRNHRATGGALNMNHYANKKSAAESMLDVALLMANASQLKAVLEQGPGFTFYNPLITLISISLILQVTVGILLIFIVKWNVNDESMHFKLNIMENVTTALVFIIVVVNVFITAFGVQKPNTNS, from the exons ATGGCAACTGAAAACATGGAAATGAACGGAGATGCCGACGGAGAGAACGGAGGAGAG GTTCCACACCTTAGGGGCAGGAATCACAGGGCGACGGGGGGTGCTCTGAACATGAACCACTACGCCAATAAGAAGAGTGCAGCAGAGAGCATGCTGGACGTGGCATTACTCATGGCCAACGCCTCCCAGCTGAAGGCTGTCCTGGAGCAGGGCCCAGGTTTCACCTTCTACAACCCTCTCATCAccctcatctccatctccctcatCCTGCAGGTCACTGTGGGCATCCTGCTCATCTTCATCG TAAAGTGGAACGTGAACGATGAGAGCATGCACTTCAAGCTGAACATTATGGAGAATGTCACCACAGCACTCGTCTTCATCATTGTTGTAGTCAATGTCTTCATCACAGCATTTGGCGTCCAGAAGCCCAACACCAACTCCTAA
- the LOC139536152 gene encoding caspase recruitment domain-containing protein 19-like isoform X1: MISREGPIKEQKGLHNGSFHDQLLEDSRFLRADCRLDTELVDKLILQLNRIYPQILTDKEATKFRDLDVPTCIRLAELLAHLQGKGEEACREFYRALHLHVEEVYFSLPTRLRLRDSIDPFTTAASPTQQRYVLNDRGHMFFLSCFSVAVGVALLHYYGETKVTRGSRALGMAALGLGRRAREVLIWYTEEPIRK, encoded by the exons ATGATCTCGAGGGAGGGTCCTATCAAAGAACAGAAGGGACTCCACAATGGGAG CTTCCATGACCAGCTGCTGGAGGACAGTCGGTTCCTTAGGGCAGACTGTCGCCTGGACACAGAACTAGTGGATAAACTCATCCTGCAGCTCAACAGGATCTATCCACAGATCCTCACAGACAAGGAGGCCACCAAA TTTAGGGACCTTGATGTGCCCACCTGCATCCGACTGGCCGAGCTCCTGGCTCACCTGCAGGGGAAAGGTGAAGAGGCCTGCCGGGAGTTCTACCGGGCGCTTCACCTGCATGTGGAAGAGGTGTACTTCAGCCTACCCACGCGTCTCCGCCTCAGAG ATTCTATAGACCCGTTCACGACTGCAGCCTCACCCACTCAGCAGAGATATGTGCTAAACGACAGAG gTCATATGTTCTTCCTGAGTTGTTTCAGTGTTGCAGTTGGGGTGGCTCTACTACATTACTATGGCG AGACCAAAGTAACAAGGGGCAGCAGGGCTCTTGGCATGGCTGCTCTTGGATTGGGTCGACGAGCCCGAGAGGTTCTCATATGGTACACTGAAGAACCCATCAGGAAGTAG
- the LOC139536153 gene encoding ninjurin-1-like isoform X1, with protein MATENMEMNGDADGENGGEVPHLRGRNHRATGGALNMNHYANKKSAAESMLDVALLMANASQLKAVLEQGPGFTFYNPLITLISISLILQVTVGILLIFIGQRISGIQSSIGLKLSGSLLRQRQWIDQLYRTHTGLLYPQPVNISEAITNSEFTIFVFGFLY; from the exons ATGGCAACTGAAAACATGGAAATGAACGGAGATGCCGACGGAGAGAACGGAGGAGAG GTTCCACACCTTAGGGGCAGGAATCACAGGGCGACGGGGGGTGCTCTGAACATGAACCACTACGCCAATAAGAAGAGTGCAGCAGAGAGCATGCTGGACGTGGCATTACTCATGGCCAACGCCTCCCAGCTGAAGGCTGTCCTGGAGCAGGGCCCAGGTTTCACCTTCTACAACCCTCTCATCAccctcatctccatctccctcatCCTGCAGGTCACTGTGGGCATCCTGCTCATCTTCATCG GCCAGAGAATTTCAGGGATCCAGTCTTCCATAGGCCTCAAGCTATCAGGTTCTCTGTTACGTCAAAGACAATGGATAGATCAACTCTACAGGACTCACACTGGCCTTTTATATCCACAGCCAGTCAACATTTCAGAGGCAATTACAAACTCAGAGTTCACCATCTTTGTCTTTGGCTTTCTATATTAA
- the LOC139536152 gene encoding caspase recruitment domain-containing protein 19-like isoform X2, translating to MGDSFHDQLLEDSRFLRADCRLDTELVDKLILQLNRIYPQILTDKEATKFRDLDVPTCIRLAELLAHLQGKGEEACREFYRALHLHVEEVYFSLPTRLRLRDSIDPFTTAASPTQQRYVLNDRGHMFFLSCFSVAVGVALLHYYGETKVTRGSRALGMAALGLGRRAREVLIWYTEEPIRK from the exons ATGGGAG ACAGCTTCCATGACCAGCTGCTGGAGGACAGTCGGTTCCTTAGGGCAGACTGTCGCCTGGACACAGAACTAGTGGATAAACTCATCCTGCAGCTCAACAGGATCTATCCACAGATCCTCACAGACAAGGAGGCCACCAAA TTTAGGGACCTTGATGTGCCCACCTGCATCCGACTGGCCGAGCTCCTGGCTCACCTGCAGGGGAAAGGTGAAGAGGCCTGCCGGGAGTTCTACCGGGCGCTTCACCTGCATGTGGAAGAGGTGTACTTCAGCCTACCCACGCGTCTCCGCCTCAGAG ATTCTATAGACCCGTTCACGACTGCAGCCTCACCCACTCAGCAGAGATATGTGCTAAACGACAGAG gTCATATGTTCTTCCTGAGTTGTTTCAGTGTTGCAGTTGGGGTGGCTCTACTACATTACTATGGCG AGACCAAAGTAACAAGGGGCAGCAGGGCTCTTGGCATGGCTGCTCTTGGATTGGGTCGACGAGCCCGAGAGGTTCTCATATGGTACACTGAAGAACCCATCAGGAAGTAG